From a region of the Erythrobacter neustonensis genome:
- the rpmE gene encoding 50S ribosomal protein L31 yields the protein MKTEGHPDYHMITVKMTDGTEFQTRSTWGKEGDVLALDIDPLSHPAWTGGKQQVSEGGRVAQFNKRFGGLTLKK from the coding sequence ATGAAGACCGAAGGTCACCCCGATTACCACATGATCACGGTCAAGATGACCGACGGCACCGAGTTCCAGACGCGTTCGACCTGGGGCAAGGAAGGCGATGTGCTCGCGCTCGATATCGATCCGCTGAGCCACCCTGCTTGGACCGGCGGCAAGCAGCAGGTTTCCGAAGGTGGCCGTGTGGCCCAGTTCAACAAGCGTTTCGGCGGCCTTACTCTCAAGAAGTAA